A single window of Pseudomonas lutea DNA harbors:
- the leuD gene encoding 3-isopropylmalate dehydratase small subunit encodes MKPFTQHTGLVAPLDRANVDTDQIIPKQFLKSIRRTGFGPNLFDEWRYLDVGQPYQDNSKRPLNPDFVLNAERYQGASVLLARENFGCGSSREHAPWALEEYGFRSIIAPSYADIFFNNSFKNGLLPIILSESEVDELFKVVEATPGYQLNVDLAAQTVTREDGKVYHFEIDAFRKHCLLNGLDDIGLTLVDGEAIAAFESKHRASQPWLFRDA; translated from the coding sequence ATGAAGCCTTTTACTCAACACACCGGCCTTGTCGCTCCGCTGGACCGCGCCAACGTTGACACCGATCAGATCATCCCCAAGCAGTTCTTGAAGTCGATCCGCCGCACCGGTTTCGGTCCCAACCTGTTTGATGAGTGGCGTTACCTGGATGTGGGCCAGCCCTATCAGGACAACTCCAAACGCCCGCTCAACCCGGACTTCGTGCTCAACGCCGAGCGTTACCAGGGCGCCAGCGTGTTGCTGGCCCGCGAAAACTTCGGTTGCGGCTCCAGTCGCGAGCACGCGCCGTGGGCACTGGAAGAGTACGGCTTTCGCAGCATCATCGCGCCAAGCTATGCCGACATCTTTTTCAACAACAGCTTCAAGAACGGCTTGCTGCCGATCATCCTGAGCGAAAGCGAAGTCGATGAGCTGTTCAAGGTGGTTGAGGCCACACCGGGTTATCAGCTGAACGTGGACCTGGCGGCGCAGACCGTGACCCGTGAAGACGGCAAGGTCTATCACTTCGAGATCGATGCCTTCCGCAAGCACTGCCTGCTCAACGGCCTGGACGATATTGGGCTGACGCTGGTGGACGGCGAGGCGATCGCGGCGTTTGAAAGCAAACATCGCGCTTCGCAGCCTTGGCTGTTCAGGGATGCGTGA
- the leuB gene encoding 3-isopropylmalate dehydrogenase encodes MSKQILILPGDGIGPEIMAEAVKVLELASEKYQLGFELSHDVIGGAAIDKHGVPLADETLARARAVDAVLLGAVGGPKWDAIDRDIRPERGLLKIRSQLGLFANLRPAILYPQLADASSLKPEIVAGLDILIVRELTGGIYFGAPRGTRELENGERQSYDTLPYSEGEIRRIARVGFDMARLRGKKLCSVDKANVLASSQLWREIVEQVAKDYPDVELSHMYVDNAAMQLVRAPKQFDVIVTDNMFGDILSDEASMLTGSIGMLPSASLDSNNKGMYEPCHGSAPDIAGKGVANPLATILSVSMMLRYSFNEHTAAEAIEKAVSLVLDQGLRTGDIWSEGNARVGTQEMGDAVVAALRNL; translated from the coding sequence ATGAGCAAGCAGATTCTGATTCTCCCAGGCGATGGCATCGGTCCGGAAATCATGGCCGAGGCGGTCAAGGTGCTGGAACTGGCCAGCGAGAAGTACCAGCTGGGTTTCGAACTGAGCCACGACGTTATCGGCGGCGCAGCCATCGACAAGCACGGCGTGCCGCTGGCAGATGAGACCCTGGCGCGGGCCCGTGCCGTTGACGCGGTGTTGCTGGGCGCGGTGGGCGGTCCGAAGTGGGACGCCATCGACCGTGACATCCGCCCCGAGCGCGGTCTGCTGAAGATCCGCTCGCAACTGGGCCTGTTTGCGAACCTGCGTCCGGCCATTCTCTATCCTCAGCTGGCTGATGCCTCAAGCCTGAAACCCGAGATCGTTGCCGGCCTGGACATCCTGATCGTTCGCGAGCTGACCGGCGGCATCTACTTCGGCGCCCCACGCGGCACCCGCGAACTGGAAAACGGCGAGCGTCAGTCCTACGACACATTGCCGTACAGCGAGGGCGAGATTCGTCGCATCGCCCGTGTCGGCTTTGACATGGCCCGCCTGCGTGGCAAAAAGCTCTGCTCGGTGGACAAGGCCAACGTGCTGGCGTCCAGTCAACTCTGGCGTGAAATCGTGGAACAGGTCGCCAAGGACTACCCGGACGTGGAACTGAGCCACATGTATGTCGACAACGCCGCCATGCAACTGGTCCGCGCGCCAAAGCAGTTCGACGTCATCGTCACCGACAACATGTTCGGCGACATTCTCTCCGACGAAGCGTCGATGCTCACGGGCTCCATAGGCATGCTCCCTTCGGCGTCGCTGGATTCGAACAACAAGGGCATGTACGAGCCTTGCCACGGTTCGGCGCCGGACATCGCCGGCAAGGGCGTGGCCAACCCGCTGGCGACTATCCTGTCGGTGTCGATGATGCTGCGTTACAGCTTCAACGAACACACCGCCGCCGAGGCCATCGAAAAAGCCGTGAGCCTGGTTCTCGATCAAGGCTTGCGCACCGGTGACATCTGGTCCGAAGGCAATGCCCGGGTCGGGACGCAGGAAATGGGCGACGCCGTAGTCGCCGCGCTGCGCAATCTGTAA
- the asd gene encoding aspartate-semialdehyde dehydrogenase, whose translation MKRVGLVGWRGMVGSVLMQRMLEEQDFDLIEPVFFTTSNVGGQGPSVGKDVAPLKDAYSIDELKTLDVVLTCQGGDYTNEVFPKLREAGWQGYWIDAASSLRMQDDAVIILDPVNRKVIDQQLDAGTRNYIGGNCTVSLMLMGLGGLFEAGLVEWMNVMTYQAASGAGAQNMRELIKQMGAINASVADELANPASAILDIDRKVADAMRGEGFPTENFGVPLAGSLIPWIDKELPNGQSREEWKGQAETNKILGRFKSPIPVDGICVRIGAMRCHSQALTIKLNKDVPIADIEGLISQHNPWVKLVPNNREASIQELSPTSVTGTLNIPVGRLRKLNMGSQYLGAFTVGDQLLWGAAEPLRRMLRILLER comes from the coding sequence ATGAAACGTGTAGGTCTGGTCGGTTGGCGCGGTATGGTCGGTTCCGTGCTCATGCAGCGCATGCTGGAAGAGCAGGATTTCGATCTCATTGAGCCGGTTTTTTTCACCACCTCCAACGTCGGTGGCCAAGGCCCGTCGGTGGGCAAGGACGTGGCGCCGCTCAAGGATGCCTATAGCATCGACGAGTTGAAGACCCTCGACGTGGTGCTGACCTGCCAGGGCGGCGACTACACCAACGAAGTGTTTCCCAAGCTGCGTGAAGCCGGCTGGCAGGGCTACTGGATCGACGCTGCCTCTTCCCTGCGCATGCAGGACGATGCGGTGATCATCCTTGATCCGGTCAACCGCAAGGTCATCGACCAACAGCTGGACGCGGGCACTCGCAACTACATCGGCGGCAACTGCACCGTTAGCCTGATGCTGATGGGCCTGGGCGGGCTGTTCGAGGCCGGTCTGGTGGAGTGGATGAACGTGATGACCTATCAGGCGGCATCCGGTGCAGGCGCGCAGAACATGCGCGAGCTGATCAAGCAAATGGGTGCGATCAATGCGTCGGTGGCGGATGAACTGGCCAACCCTGCCAGCGCGATTCTGGACATCGACCGCAAGGTGGCTGACGCCATGCGCGGTGAGGGTTTCCCGACCGAGAACTTCGGTGTGCCGCTGGCCGGCAGCCTGATTCCGTGGATCGACAAAGAGCTGCCGAACGGTCAGAGCCGGGAAGAGTGGAAAGGCCAGGCCGAGACAAACAAGATCCTCGGCCGCTTCAAGAGCCCGATCCCTGTCGACGGCATCTGTGTGCGCATTGGCGCCATGCGCTGCCACAGTCAGGCGTTGACCATCAAGCTGAACAAAGATGTGCCCATCGCTGACATCGAGGGCCTGATCAGCCAGCACAATCCATGGGTGAAGTTGGTGCCGAACAATCGGGAGGCGAGCATTCAGGAGTTGAGCCCGACGTCGGTGACCGGCACGTTGAATATTCCGGTAGGACGTCTTCGCAAGCTCAACATGGGTTCGCAGTATCTGGGGGCGTTTACGGTGGGTGACCAGTTGCTGTGGGGCGCGGCTGAGCCATTGCGGCGGATGCTTCGGATTCTTCTGGAGCGGTGA
- a CDS encoding acyltransferase family protein produces the protein MKRFPVLDSLRGLCALTLIVHHSHIERSITELSFFRNASQFAGFFFALSGFLIYRRYVGTLSTPRQLGDFMLGRMYRVMPLHLAVLLFFIAFEGLKLVMERYGLLLNFPAFSGDRAPGEILPNVLLIQAWWPGFNALSFNYPSWWVSVVFYLWLVFGVVCYAVPRMARLIFTALGALAFIGLFADSDLLTRYVLWGAACFFAGTVTYRLYARLRDVAPGRVLASVLELGVLVAIIWVMVEGEAPLTIELAVLFCLAILVFAWEAGIVSRLLQVRVFPALGRLWLSIYLTHAAVIFVIATGLTVAAKFGGYPLLVDRPGETPGSLVRYLSTGSALNDNLLMLLVVVAVVVVSMLAHRFIEVPGMRFGVGFRSRSRSRSGASA, from the coding sequence ATGAAACGATTCCCTGTGCTCGACAGCCTGCGCGGACTCTGCGCACTGACGCTGATCGTTCACCATTCGCACATCGAGCGAAGCATTACCGAGCTGTCCTTTTTCCGTAACGCCAGCCAGTTCGCCGGTTTCTTTTTTGCACTGAGCGGTTTTCTGATTTACCGGCGCTACGTCGGCACGCTGAGTACACCGCGTCAACTTGGCGACTTCATGCTCGGCCGGATGTATCGCGTCATGCCCTTGCACCTGGCTGTGCTGCTGTTTTTCATCGCGTTCGAAGGGCTGAAACTGGTGATGGAACGCTACGGCCTGCTGTTGAATTTCCCGGCGTTCAGCGGTGATCGGGCGCCCGGTGAAATCCTGCCCAACGTGCTGTTGATCCAGGCGTGGTGGCCGGGGTTCAACGCGCTGTCGTTCAACTATCCGTCGTGGTGGGTCAGTGTGGTGTTTTACCTGTGGCTAGTTTTCGGCGTGGTTTGCTATGCCGTGCCGCGCATGGCGCGACTGATCTTCACGGCGCTGGGTGCGCTGGCGTTTATCGGCTTGTTTGCGGATTCCGATCTGCTCACCCGCTACGTGCTGTGGGGCGCGGCCTGTTTTTTTGCGGGCACGGTGACGTATCGGTTGTACGCGCGGCTGCGGGACGTCGCACCGGGCCGGGTGTTGGCCAGCGTGCTTGAACTGGGTGTGCTGGTGGCGATCATCTGGGTGATGGTGGAAGGCGAAGCACCGTTGACGATTGAGCTCGCGGTGCTGTTTTGCCTGGCGATTCTGGTTTTCGCCTGGGAAGCGGGGATCGTGTCGCGGCTGTTGCAGGTGCGGGTATTTCCGGCACTGGGCAGGCTGTGGCTGTCGATTTATCTGACCCACGCGGCGGTGATTTTCGTGATCGCGACCGGGCTGACGGTGGCGGCGAAGTTCGGCGGGTATCCATTGCTGGTGGACCGGCCGGGCGAGACACCGGGGTCGTTGGTGCGGTATCTGAGTACGGGCAGTGCGTTGAATGACAACTTGTTGATGCTGTTGGTGGTGGTCGCGGTTGTGGTGGTTTCGATGTTGGCTCACCGGTTTATTGAGGTGCCGGGAATGCGGTTTGGAGTTGGGTTTAGATCGAGATCAAGATCAAGATCAGGTGCATCTGCCTAG
- a CDS encoding 2-dehydro-3-deoxygalactonokinase produces MQAQLIALDWGTTSLRAYRLGEHGRVLEQRSLGAGIMQLPTTPRTILGQPITDGFELAFDEACGDWLDAEPTLPVIACGMVGSAQGWREATYQQTPASVAALSSALVTVRSVRGVDVHIIPGVLQRSELPNVMRGEETQVLGILDSLPASEATKPFLIGLPGSHSKWVRAVAGRIEHFDTFMTGEVFAALSSHTILGRTMQRSDAFDAEAFDRGVAVSRSASGAAGPLSTIFSCRTLGLTGVLSGAAQSDYLSGLLIGHEIFALTQLLGQTQAPLPAVILIGSDALIARYQRALDANGFPQVTLAEQATERGLWQVAVQAGLISSSSSAAGRPLHPEN; encoded by the coding sequence ATGCAGGCGCAATTGATCGCGCTCGACTGGGGCACGACGTCCCTTCGCGCGTACCGACTCGGCGAACACGGCCGGGTTCTGGAACAACGTTCGCTTGGCGCGGGCATCATGCAACTGCCAACGACCCCCCGCACCATCCTCGGTCAGCCGATCACCGACGGGTTCGAACTGGCTTTCGATGAGGCGTGCGGCGACTGGCTGGATGCCGAACCGACATTGCCGGTGATCGCCTGTGGCATGGTTGGCAGCGCTCAAGGCTGGCGTGAAGCGACCTATCAGCAGACGCCAGCCAGCGTCGCGGCGCTCAGCTCTGCATTGGTCACGGTGCGCAGCGTGCGCGGCGTTGACGTGCACATCATCCCCGGCGTGTTGCAGCGCTCCGAGCTGCCCAACGTGATGCGCGGCGAAGAAACCCAGGTCCTCGGCATTCTCGACTCGCTGCCCGCCAGTGAGGCCACCAAGCCGTTTTTGATAGGCCTGCCCGGTAGTCACTCGAAATGGGTGAGGGCGGTGGCCGGCCGCATCGAGCACTTCGACACGTTTATGACCGGCGAGGTCTTCGCCGCGCTGTCCAGCCACACGATCCTGGGCCGCACTATGCAGCGCAGCGACGCCTTCGATGCCGAGGCCTTTGACCGTGGCGTGGCGGTTTCCCGTTCGGCCAGCGGTGCGGCAGGCCCGCTGTCGACCATTTTCAGTTGCCGGACTCTCGGCCTGACCGGCGTGTTGTCCGGCGCCGCCCAGTCCGATTACCTGTCGGGTCTTCTGATCGGTCACGAAATTTTTGCGCTGACGCAATTGCTCGGTCAGACGCAGGCGCCGCTGCCTGCGGTGATTCTGATCGGCAGCGATGCGCTGATTGCGCGTTACCAGCGAGCCCTCGACGCCAACGGCTTCCCCCAGGTAACCCTGGCGGAGCAGGCCACCGAGCGCGGTCTCTGGCAAGTGGCCGTTCAGGCCGGACTCATCTCATCCTCCTCTTCGGCCGCTGGCCGGCCCCTTCACCCAGAGAACTGA
- a CDS encoding 2-dehydro-3-deoxy-6-phosphogalactonate aldolase, giving the protein MLKQALVQNGLVAILRGLRPEEAPAIGDVLYTAGFRVIEVPLNSPQPYDSIRLLRQSLPADCLIGAGTVLTPEQVRQVKEAGGQVIVMPHSDPKVLRAAKAEGLFLSPGVATPTEAFAALAEGADVLKMFPAEQMGPAVVKAWLAVLPAGTALIPVGGITPDNMKVFLDAGVSGFGLGSGLFKPGMSADDVAKSAKAYVAAWHQHKPSTHP; this is encoded by the coding sequence ATGCTCAAGCAAGCCCTCGTGCAAAACGGTCTGGTCGCGATCCTGCGCGGCCTGCGCCCCGAAGAAGCGCCGGCGATTGGCGACGTCCTGTACACCGCTGGTTTCCGCGTGATCGAAGTCCCGCTCAACTCGCCCCAGCCGTACGACAGCATCCGCCTGCTGCGTCAAAGCCTGCCCGCCGATTGCCTGATCGGTGCAGGCACGGTGCTGACGCCCGAGCAAGTGCGCCAGGTCAAGGAAGCAGGCGGGCAGGTCATCGTCATGCCTCACAGCGATCCAAAAGTGTTGCGCGCCGCCAAGGCGGAGGGCTTGTTTCTGTCCCCGGGCGTGGCCACGCCGACCGAAGCCTTCGCCGCGCTGGCTGAGGGTGCCGACGTATTGAAGATGTTCCCCGCTGAGCAAATGGGCCCGGCGGTGGTCAAGGCATGGCTCGCGGTGTTGCCGGCCGGCACCGCGCTGATCCCGGTCGGTGGCATCACCCCGGACAATATGAAAGTGTTCCTCGACGCCGGTGTTTCCGGTTTCGGCCTGGGCTCCGGGTTGTTCAAGCCCGGGATGAGCGCCGACGACGTCGCCAAAAGCGCCAAGGCCTACGTGGCCGCCTGGCACCAGCACAAGCCTTCAACTCACCCGTGA
- the dgoD gene encoding galactonate dehydratase yields MKITKLTTYIVPPRWCFLKVETDQGVTGWGEPVVEGRAHTVAAAVEELSDYLIGKDPRNIEDIWTVLYRGGFYRGGAVHMSALAGIDQALWDIKGKALGVSVSDLLGGQVRDKIRVYSWIGGDRPADTARAAKEAVERGFTAVKMNGTEELQFLDTFDKVDLALANVAAVRDAVGPNVGIGVDFHGRVHKPMAKVLMKELDPYKLMFIEEPVLSENYEALKELAPLTSTPIALGERLFSRWDFKRVLSEGYVDIIQPDASHAGGITETRKIANMAEAYDVALALHCPLGPIALAACLQLDAACYNAFIQEQSLGIHYNESNDLLDYIKNPEVFDYDKGMVKIPNGPGLGIEINEEYVKERAAIGHRWRNPIWRHADGSFAEW; encoded by the coding sequence ATGAAAATCACCAAACTCACGACTTACATCGTCCCGCCGCGCTGGTGCTTCCTGAAGGTGGAAACGGACCAGGGCGTTACCGGCTGGGGCGAGCCCGTGGTAGAAGGCCGTGCGCACACGGTCGCCGCTGCGGTCGAAGAATTGTCCGATTACCTGATCGGCAAGGACCCTCGCAACATCGAAGACATCTGGACCGTGCTCTATCGCGGCGGCTTCTACCGTGGCGGCGCTGTCCACATGAGCGCCCTGGCCGGTATCGACCAGGCGCTGTGGGACATCAAGGGCAAGGCGCTGGGCGTGTCGGTCAGCGACCTGCTCGGCGGCCAGGTGCGCGACAAGATTCGGGTCTATTCGTGGATCGGCGGCGACCGTCCGGCGGACACCGCTCGTGCAGCAAAAGAAGCGGTGGAACGCGGCTTCACCGCTGTGAAAATGAACGGCACCGAAGAGCTGCAATTCCTCGACACTTTTGACAAGGTCGATCTGGCGCTGGCCAACGTCGCCGCCGTGCGAGATGCCGTAGGGCCGAACGTGGGCATTGGCGTCGACTTCCACGGTCGCGTGCACAAGCCGATGGCCAAAGTGCTGATGAAAGAGCTGGACCCGTACAAGTTGATGTTCATCGAAGAACCGGTGCTCAGCGAGAATTACGAAGCACTCAAGGAGCTGGCGCCGTTGACCAGCACCCCGATTGCGCTGGGCGAGCGGCTGTTCTCCCGTTGGGATTTCAAGCGGGTGCTCAGCGAAGGCTACGTCGACATCATCCAGCCTGATGCCTCCCACGCAGGCGGTATCACCGAAACCCGCAAGATCGCCAACATGGCCGAAGCCTATGACGTGGCGCTGGCGTTGCACTGCCCTCTGGGGCCGATTGCGCTGGCCGCCTGTCTGCAACTGGACGCCGCCTGCTACAACGCGTTCATCCAGGAGCAGAGCCTGGGGATTCACTACAACGAGAGCAACGATCTGCTTGATTACATCAAGAACCCCGAAGTCTTCGACTACGACAAAGGCATGGTGAAGATTCCCAACGGGCCGGGGCTGGGCATCGAGATCAACGAGGAATACGTCAAAGAGCGCGCCGCCATCGGCCACCGCTGGCGCAACCCGATCTGGCGCCACGCCGACGGCAGTTTTGCCGAGTGGTGA
- a CDS encoding MFS transporter — MRTQTVPEARAITATPTRKRFFIMVLLFITVVINYLDRSNLSIAAPALTSELGIDPVHVGLIFSAFGWTYAAMQLPGGWLVDRVPPRILYTVALALWSIATIFLGFVGSFIGLFVLRMAVGALEAPAYPINSRVVTAWFPEKERATAVGFYTSGQFVGLAFLTPVLAWLQTRYGWHMVFVATGGVGVLWAAIWYMVYREPRDFKGINQGEIDLIKDGGGLVDMQTDASKHKSGFSWQDLGIVLTKRKLWGIYLGQFCLNSTLWFFLTWFPTYLVKYRGMDFIKSGLLASLPFLAAFVGVLCSGFFSDWLIRRGHTVGFARKTPIIAGLLISTSIIGANYVDSTPLVIAFLALAFFGNGLASITWSLVSTLAPARLLGLTGGTFNLIGNLAAIATPIVIGFLASGDSFAPAITYIAVLALLGALSYILLVGKVERIEL; from the coding sequence ATGCGCACACAGACTGTTCCCGAGGCGCGGGCGATCACCGCCACGCCGACCCGCAAACGCTTTTTCATCATGGTGTTGCTGTTCATCACGGTGGTGATCAACTACCTCGACCGCAGCAACCTCTCCATCGCCGCGCCCGCACTGACCAGCGAGCTGGGCATCGACCCGGTGCATGTCGGGCTGATCTTCTCCGCGTTCGGCTGGACCTACGCCGCCATGCAGCTGCCCGGCGGCTGGCTGGTGGACCGCGTGCCGCCGCGCATCCTCTACACCGTGGCGCTGGCGCTATGGTCCATCGCCACCATCTTCCTCGGCTTCGTCGGCAGCTTCATCGGCCTTTTCGTGCTGCGCATGGCAGTGGGTGCGCTGGAGGCTCCGGCCTACCCCATCAACAGCCGCGTCGTCACCGCCTGGTTCCCGGAAAAGGAGCGGGCCACCGCGGTAGGCTTCTACACCTCAGGCCAATTCGTCGGTTTGGCGTTTCTGACGCCGGTGCTCGCCTGGCTGCAAACGCGCTACGGCTGGCACATGGTGTTCGTGGCCACCGGCGGCGTCGGCGTGCTGTGGGCGGCGATCTGGTACATGGTCTATCGCGAGCCGCGTGACTTCAAAGGCATCAATCAGGGCGAGATCGACCTGATCAAGGACGGTGGCGGCCTGGTCGACATGCAGACCGATGCGTCGAAACACAAAAGCGGGTTCAGCTGGCAGGACCTCGGCATCGTGCTGACCAAGCGCAAGTTGTGGGGCATTTACCTGGGTCAGTTCTGCCTGAACTCGACGTTGTGGTTCTTCCTTACCTGGTTCCCGACTTACCTCGTCAAATACCGGGGCATGGACTTCATCAAGTCGGGTTTATTGGCGTCCCTGCCATTCCTCGCAGCGTTCGTCGGCGTGCTGTGCTCGGGGTTCTTCTCCGACTGGCTGATCCGTCGCGGCCACACGGTGGGTTTTGCCCGTAAAACGCCGATCATCGCCGGCTTGCTGATCTCTACTTCGATCATCGGCGCCAACTACGTGGATTCGACACCACTGGTGATCGCGTTCCTGGCCTTGGCGTTTTTCGGCAATGGCCTGGCCTCGATCACTTGGTCGCTGGTATCGACCCTTGCTCCGGCGCGGTTGTTGGGACTGACCGGCGGCACGTTCAACCTGATTGGTAACCTGGCGGCGATTGCCACGCCGATCGTGATTGGCTTCCTCGCGTCGGGGGACTCGTTCGCGCCGGCAATCACCTACATCGCCGTTCTGGCGTTGCTTGGGGCGTTGTCTTACATCCTGCTGGTGGGCAAGGTCGAACGTATCGAGTTGTAA
- a CDS encoding IclR family transcriptional regulator, with protein MQDVPDTAVTGKDPAPTGTQTLIRGLGVVQAVAGGARDLKEIARLIGTTRSTTHRLASCLVEERYLRVLPQVGYLLGPKLIELGFQAREEVPLLVVAKPFLDELSAQTGDTVHLAMRDGDEVLYLHKNPGRNGPEMRSRVGHRMPLARTGIGKALMLDDPESEWQRLYEISVPTTGKNPLWPVHEEQTWQQVQARMHEYVKGGYAFDLEDNEPSIRCVAAPVRDASKHIVAGISIASTVPYMPLEKMAELVPLIKDAAARLSAELGG; from the coding sequence ATGCAAGATGTTCCCGACACCGCCGTGACTGGCAAAGACCCTGCACCCACCGGTACGCAAACCTTGATCCGTGGCCTGGGCGTGGTCCAGGCAGTCGCCGGTGGCGCCCGCGACCTCAAGGAAATCGCCCGGCTGATTGGCACCACCCGCAGCACGACCCATCGGCTTGCCAGTTGCCTGGTCGAGGAGCGTTACCTGCGGGTTTTGCCGCAAGTGGGCTATTTGCTAGGCCCCAAGCTGATCGAGCTGGGCTTTCAGGCCCGCGAAGAAGTGCCGCTGCTGGTAGTGGCCAAACCTTTCCTCGATGAGTTGTCGGCGCAAACCGGTGACACCGTGCACTTGGCCATGCGTGATGGTGACGAGGTGTTGTACCTGCACAAAAATCCGGGACGCAACGGCCCTGAAATGCGTTCGCGGGTGGGCCATCGCATGCCGCTGGCCCGCACCGGGATCGGCAAGGCGTTGATGCTGGACGACCCGGAAAGCGAGTGGCAGCGGTTGTACGAAATCAGCGTGCCGACCACCGGCAAAAATCCGCTGTGGCCGGTGCATGAAGAGCAGACGTGGCAGCAGGTGCAAGCGCGCATGCACGAATACGTAAAAGGCGGCTATGCGTTCGATCTGGAGGACAACGAACCGTCGATCCGCTGCGTGGCGGCGCCTGTGCGTGACGCGAGCAAACACATCGTCGCCGGGATCAGCATCGCCAGCACCGTGCCCTATATGCCACTGGAAAAAATGGCCGAGCTGGTGCCATTGATCAAGGACGCGGCGGCGCGCTTGTCGGCAGAGCTAGGGGGTTAA
- a CDS encoding AlgP family protein translates to MVSRKKTGSTPLQLLEEITTLLMEHFEQACGRALADAEKMLSRLEKKRTKLETKLGKKRSRLDTTPVGKRKKQAKLRATIKALQAKLFEAQGRTEHTRQYIRDFKHDVQMSLALLQGVGQVHEEASKMLRQRELGADSPPSSQTEVTATSASKPSPSNLRAAKQATALKAIANAVVAKPTVTVVKGRKHAPSDVAPLAHGIAEASAAPEPDEAPHAESALQPEWLERSL, encoded by the coding sequence ATGGTGAGTAGAAAAAAAACAGGCTCCACACCGCTGCAGCTGCTTGAGGAAATCACCACCCTTTTGATGGAGCATTTTGAGCAAGCCTGCGGCCGGGCGCTCGCGGATGCAGAAAAGATGCTTTCCAGGCTCGAAAAGAAGCGGACCAAACTGGAGACGAAGCTTGGCAAGAAGCGAAGCCGGCTCGACACCACGCCAGTCGGGAAGCGCAAAAAGCAGGCAAAACTACGGGCCACTATCAAGGCGCTGCAGGCAAAATTGTTTGAAGCGCAAGGCCGGACCGAGCACACCCGGCAGTACATCCGGGACTTCAAGCACGACGTCCAGATGAGCCTGGCGTTGCTACAGGGCGTAGGGCAGGTGCATGAAGAAGCCAGCAAAATGCTGCGCCAGCGCGAACTCGGCGCAGATAGCCCACCATCTTCGCAAACGGAAGTGACCGCCACGTCTGCATCGAAGCCTTCGCCCTCGAACCTGCGCGCTGCGAAGCAGGCGACGGCACTGAAGGCCATCGCTAATGCTGTCGTCGCCAAGCCCACGGTGACGGTAGTCAAGGGACGAAAGCATGCGCCCAGCGACGTTGCACCCTTGGCCCATGGGATCGCCGAGGCCAGTGCTGCACCCGAGCCGGATGAGGCGCCTCATGCTGAGTCGGCGCTCCAGCCGGAGTGGCTTGAGCGCTCGCTGTAG
- a CDS encoding NAD(P)-dependent alcohol dehydrogenase, whose product MYTAIGYAAQSATAPLAPMTFSRRSPRPDDVAIEILYCGVCHSDIHQARNEWGIAVYPLMPGHEIVGKVTEVGANVSKHKVGDLVGVGCMVDSCRHCEACAQDLEQYCLEGPTMTYATPDRVDGSNTMGGYSNSIVVSEHFVVRIPEKLDLAAAAPILCAGITTYSPLKHYGVKAGDKVGILGMGGLGHMGIKFAKAMGAEVTLFTRSASKAEEGRRQGADHVIVSTDAAQMKAAAGQFDFLLDTIPVQHDLNPYLETLRFDGVHILVGLIEPVDPALHAANLVMKRRVLAGSLIGGIAETQEVLDFCAEHGITCDIEMLDIQHINEAYSRMIAGDVKYRFVIDMATLKA is encoded by the coding sequence ATGTACACAGCCATCGGTTACGCCGCCCAGTCAGCCACCGCCCCCCTCGCCCCCATGACGTTCAGCCGTCGCAGCCCTCGGCCAGACGACGTGGCCATCGAAATTCTGTACTGCGGTGTCTGCCATTCCGACATCCATCAAGCGCGCAATGAATGGGGCATCGCCGTGTACCCGCTGATGCCCGGCCACGAGATCGTCGGCAAGGTCACCGAAGTCGGTGCCAACGTCAGCAAACACAAGGTGGGGGATCTGGTCGGGGTCGGCTGTATGGTCGACTCCTGCCGCCATTGCGAAGCCTGCGCTCAGGACCTTGAGCAGTATTGCCTCGAAGGCCCGACCATGACGTACGCCACGCCGGACCGCGTCGACGGCAGCAACACCATGGGCGGCTACTCCAACAGCATCGTGGTCAGCGAGCACTTCGTTGTTCGTATCCCGGAAAAGCTCGACCTGGCCGCTGCCGCGCCGATCCTCTGTGCGGGCATCACCACTTACTCGCCGCTCAAGCATTACGGCGTCAAGGCCGGTGACAAGGTCGGTATTCTGGGCATGGGCGGCCTGGGCCACATGGGCATCAAGTTCGCCAAGGCCATGGGCGCCGAAGTGACCCTGTTCACCCGCTCTGCAAGCAAAGCCGAGGAAGGCCGACGTCAGGGCGCGGACCACGTGATCGTCTCTACCGACGCGGCGCAGATGAAAGCCGCCGCCGGCCAGTTCGACTTCCTGCTGGACACCATTCCGGTGCAGCACGATTTGAACCCCTACCTGGAAACCCTGCGCTTTGACGGCGTGCACATTCTAGTGGGCCTGATCGAACCGGTGGACCCGGCGCTGCATGCGGCCAATCTGGTGATGAAGCGCCGCGTGCTGGCGGGCTCGCTGATCGGCGGCATTGCCGAGACTCAGGAAGTGCTGGATTTCTGTGCCGAGCACGGCATCACGTGTGACATCGAGATGCTCGACATCCAGCACATCAACGAGGCCTACAGCCGTATGATCGCTGGCGACGTGAAATACCGCTTCGTGATTGATATGGCCACGTTGAAGGCCTGA